The following are encoded together in the Brassica napus cultivar Da-Ae chromosome A9, Da-Ae, whole genome shotgun sequence genome:
- the LOC106360970 gene encoding uncharacterized membrane protein At4g09580, whose amino-acid sequence MAAPRNLTGDGGGKLVVKDEESAAASSSKRTKSERFPLSRWDFVVFFTVFLVFTTGLLCIYLTMPAAEYGKLKLPRTISDLRLLKDNLGSYASEYPARFILGYCSTYIFMQTFMIPGTIFMSLLAGALFGVVRGFVLVVLNATAGACSCFFLSKLVGRPLVCWLWPEKLRFFQAEIGKRRDKLLNYMLFLRITPTLPNLFINLSSPIVDIPFHVFFLATLVGLMPASYITVRAGLALGDLKSVKDLYDFKTLSVLFLIGSISIFPALLKRKRVYE is encoded by the exons ATGGCAGCTCCTCGGAACTTAACCGGTGACGGCGGCGGAAAGCTAGTCGTGAAGGACGAAGaaagcgccgccgcttcttcctCGAAACGCACCAAATCGGAGCGCTTTCCTCTTTCACGTTGGGATTTCGTCGTGTTTTTCACCGTCTTCCTCGTCTTCACCACCGGACTTCTCTGTATTTACCTCACTATGCCGGCCGCCGAATACGGCAAGCTCAAACTTCCCAGAACCATCTCCGATCTCCGATTGCTCAA AGATAATCTTGGGTCTTATGCAAGTGAGTATCCAGCAAGATTCATTTTAGGTTACTGTTCCACATATATCTTTATGCAAACCTTCATGATACCTGGCACAATCTTTATGTCATTACTTGCCGGAGCCCTTTTCGGTGTGGTTAGAGGTTTTGTTCTTGTCGTCCTCAATGCAACTGCTGGAGCTTGCTCTTGTTTCTTCTTATCAAAATTGGTCGGAAGGCCTCTGGTTTGCTGGCTGTGGCCTGAGAAGTTGAGGTTTTTCCAAGCCGAG ATTGGGAAAAGAAGAGATAAGCTACTAAACTACATGCTCTTCTTAAGGATAACACCGACACTTCCAAACCTCTTCATCAATTTGTCTTCTCCCATCGTTGACATACCTTTTCACGTCTTCTTTTTGGCGACTCTAGTCGGTCTTATGCCAGCTTCGTACATCACCGTTAGA GCTGGTCTGGCTCTTGGAGATCTCAAGTCAGTGAAAGATCTGTATGATTTCAAGACTTTGTCAGTGTTATTCCTCATTGGATCCATCTCCATATTCCCTGCTCTGctaaagagaaagagagtctATGAATGA